The Fodinibius saliphilus genomic interval AGGCATCGCTGCTACTTCACTCACATTCTCAGCAACAGCTTCTGTTCGTATATCATCGGTAACTGATTTACCATCTATCGCTATGTGAAACAGCTGATTACGATAATAAAATGAGATATCTTTCTTATCTAATAAATTAAAGAACGCTTCCTTATCACAGTCCGCTTCTAAATAAATGAGCGTTGCTGCTCGGTATAAGGCCCCTGAATCCAGGTATTCAATATTTAACCTGTTTGCTATGGCTCGTGCTGTAGAACTTTTTCCTGAGCCTGCTGGCCCATCGATCACTATGATCATAACCGAAAGTCTCCTAAATTACCCTTCTTTTATTAAATTTTCAATGATTTCTTGTATAACATTACCAGAAATTTTAACTTTGACGTCTTTCTGATCATGGCGAGGAAGATGATACGAATTAATTTGAAGAACTGATAAGAACATTTTATAAAAATATGCCACAACATAAGTCTGCAGTAAAGCGAGTCCGTCAAAACGAAAAACGTCGTCAACGTAACCAAGGTCAACTTTCTAAGATGAAGACCTTGATCAAAAAAGCGTTAGAAACGACTGAAAAAGAAGAGGCAGAGAAAGCATTTAAAAAAGCTAGCTCTTACCTCGACAAAATGGCTGCCAAAGATCTCGTTCACGAGAACTTTGCCGCACGAAGGAAATCAAAAATTGCTAAGCACGTTAATAACCTGTAAGCACTGAAGCACTTTGGCTGACCCGAACGAAAAAGCACTTCTTATTATACTGGATGGTTTCGGGTTAGCCGAAAATCCCGAAGTAAGCGCTATTGATAAAGCGCAAAAACCATTCATTGAGTCCCTTTTTCGGGATAATCCCCATTCTGAGCTCTCTGCCAGCGGCAGAGATGTTGGGCTCCCTAATGGGCAGTTTGGCAATTCCGAGGTTGGACACCTTAATATAGGTGCTGGCCGTATTGTGCCACAGGAATTAACTCGACTCAATAAAGCTATTGAAGATGGGAGCTTTTTTGAGAATCAAGCGCTCTCATCTGCTTTTAAAAAAGCTAAAGAGAATGGTCGTATCCATATTATGGGATTATTCTCTGATGGCGGTGTTCACAGCCATAACGACCATTTATTTGCCCTACTTAGGTTTGCCCATTCTCAAGGTATTGACAATACCTACGTGCATGCCTTTACTGATGGTCGTGACACTTCTCCCCATGGTGGATTAGCATATACAAAAGAATTTAATGAACAGGCCGAGCAAATTGGGACTGGTAAAATTGCTTCTATTGTCGGGCGATATTATGCTATGGATCGGGATAATCGGTGGGAGCGAACCAAATTAGCCTACGATCTTCTTGTACATGGTGAAGGTCAAGAATTTGACGACCCTGAAGAAGCCCTGCAATCATCTTATGATGAAGATATTACCGATGAGTTTGTAAAACCCAAACTTATTGATCAATCTCCAGACTCTCGCATACAAGAAGGAGATGTGATCATCTTTTATAACATCCGAGGGGACCGGGCCCGACAAATCACTCGCGCCCTCACTGAAGACAACTTTGATGAATTTGACGTAGAAGACAGCCTCAACCTCCATTATACTACGTTCACCTCTTATGATGATACCTTCCAACATGTGGAAGTAGCCTACCCTCCCCTGCAACTCAAAAACACACTGGGAGAAGTAGTAAGTAAGCACGGCTTGCAGCAGCTCCGTATTGCCGAAACAGAAAAATATCCCCATGTAACATACTTCTTTAACGGCGGAGAGGAAGACCCTGTCGAAGGCGAACACCGCATAATGATTCCCAGCCCACAGGTAGCAACATATGACCTGCAACCCGAAATGAGTGCTCCCAAAGTAACCGACGCTTTGTGCGAGCAGTTACAAACCGAAAATAACGGTTTATGCATCCTTAACTATGCTAATCCTGATATGGTGGGACACACCGGTGATATGGAAGCAACAATAGAAGCCGTTGAAACTATAGATAAACTGCTCGAAAAGGTTGTTAAAACCGCCACTGCCCATGACTATAAAATCTTAGTTATTGCAGACCATGGAAATGCTGACTGCTTGATTAACGAAGATGGATCACCCCATACTGCACATACCTCGGCGAATGTACCTGCCCTTATCATAAATGAACCGCGAGCTACTGAGATGAAAGATGGGATTTTAGCTGATGTAGCTCCTACATTATTAAAATTTCTGAACATTGAACAACCTGTAGAGATGACCGGCACCCCTCTCTTTTAGCTATTTCCTGTATCCACAGAAAATAGGTCAAGTCCTAAGTATTTCCTGAGTATTGTATAATCTGTATATTTAATTGACTCCAATCAACTACCATATAGCTATAGTGGGCTTTAGCTGTTGGACACTCCTATTCTTCTTTATCTACTTGAGAAAAATAGTATAAGCACATAATCTTCATTTCTTTGGAGTACAGCTTTACCAAACCAATCTTTTGTTAAAGTCCTCACCTGATTTCACCTATTTTTTTGGTGAAATTTTACTATCTTAAAAAGGAGGATTGAAAA includes:
- the rpsT gene encoding 30S ribosomal protein S20, with amino-acid sequence MPQHKSAVKRVRQNEKRRQRNQGQLSKMKTLIKKALETTEKEEAEKAFKKASSYLDKMAAKDLVHENFAARRKSKIAKHVNNL
- the gpmI gene encoding 2,3-bisphosphoglycerate-independent phosphoglycerate mutase, which codes for MADPNEKALLIILDGFGLAENPEVSAIDKAQKPFIESLFRDNPHSELSASGRDVGLPNGQFGNSEVGHLNIGAGRIVPQELTRLNKAIEDGSFFENQALSSAFKKAKENGRIHIMGLFSDGGVHSHNDHLFALLRFAHSQGIDNTYVHAFTDGRDTSPHGGLAYTKEFNEQAEQIGTGKIASIVGRYYAMDRDNRWERTKLAYDLLVHGEGQEFDDPEEALQSSYDEDITDEFVKPKLIDQSPDSRIQEGDVIIFYNIRGDRARQITRALTEDNFDEFDVEDSLNLHYTTFTSYDDTFQHVEVAYPPLQLKNTLGEVVSKHGLQQLRIAETEKYPHVTYFFNGGEEDPVEGEHRIMIPSPQVATYDLQPEMSAPKVTDALCEQLQTENNGLCILNYANPDMVGHTGDMEATIEAVETIDKLLEKVVKTATAHDYKILVIADHGNADCLINEDGSPHTAHTSANVPALIINEPRATEMKDGILADVAPTLLKFLNIEQPVEMTGTPLF